Proteins encoded in a region of the Flavobacteriaceae bacterium HL-DH10 genome:
- a CDS encoding saccharopine dehydrogenase NADP-binding domain-containing protein translates to MRKILVIGSGKSTSYLLKYLLNKSISEKLHITIGDINIENAKKLIGNHKNATAILLDVFNNKARNEAIKNTDIVVSMLPARFHIEVAKDCILYGKHMVTASYVSEDMQALDVDAKAKGIVLMNEIGVDPGIDHMSAMQVIDRIRDHGGHMILFESFTGGLVAPESDNNLWNYKFTWNPRNVVTAGQGGTAKFLQEGTYKYIPYNRLFRRTEFLDIEKFGRFEVYANRDSLKYQSVYGLDHVHTLYRGTMRRVGFSRAWNIFVALGMTDDSYTIDDSENMSYRDFVNAFLPYSPSDSVELKLRHELKIDQDDIVWDKLVELDIFNAQKRVELKKATPAQILQKILMDSWTLAEDDKDMIVMYHKFGYEKNGKKYQIDANMVALGENQTYTAMAKTVGLPVAMATIAILNGKIKATGVQIPIKKEIYRPILEELKEYDIKFNEKEVPYLGYNPLNN, encoded by the coding sequence ATGCGAAAAATTTTAGTCATTGGTTCGGGAAAATCAACTTCTTATCTTTTGAAATATTTACTGAATAAATCTATTTCAGAAAAACTTCATATAACTATTGGCGATATAAATATTGAAAACGCTAAAAAACTCATCGGGAATCATAAAAATGCAACAGCAATTCTATTAGATGTATTTAATAATAAAGCTCGTAATGAAGCTATTAAAAACACAGATATTGTAGTTTCTATGCTACCTGCTCGTTTTCATATAGAAGTTGCTAAAGACTGTATTTTATATGGCAAACATATGGTAACGGCGTCGTATGTTAGTGAAGACATGCAGGCACTAGATGTTGACGCTAAAGCTAAAGGTATTGTTTTAATGAATGAAATTGGTGTAGACCCAGGAATAGATCACATGAGTGCTATGCAAGTTATTGACCGTATTAGAGATCATGGCGGACACATGATTTTGTTTGAATCGTTTACAGGCGGTTTAGTAGCTCCAGAAAGTGATAACAATCTATGGAACTACAAATTTACTTGGAATCCTAGAAATGTGGTTACTGCAGGACAAGGTGGCACTGCCAAATTTTTACAAGAAGGTACCTATAAATACATTCCTTATAATCGTTTATTTAGACGTACAGAGTTTCTAGATATTGAAAAATTTGGTCGTTTTGAAGTTTATGCCAACCGCGATTCTTTAAAATATCAAAGTGTTTATGGCTTAGACCATGTGCACACCTTATATAGAGGCACCATGAGACGTGTCGGTTTTAGTAGAGCATGGAATATTTTCGTTGCACTTGGTATGACCGATGACAGTTATACTATTGACGATAGTGAGAATATGAGTTATCGCGATTTTGTAAATGCTTTTCTTCCTTATAGCCCTTCAGACTCCGTTGAATTAAAACTAAGACACGAACTTAAAATAGATCAAGATGATATTGTCTGGGACAAACTTGTTGAACTCGATATTTTTAATGCTCAAAAAAGAGTAGAACTTAAAAAAGCAACCCCAGCTCAAATTCTTCAAAAAATATTGATGGATAGTTGGACACTTGCCGAAGATGACAAAGACATGATTGTTATGTATCATAAATTTGGCTATGAAAAAAATGGCAAAAAATATCAAATTGATGCTAATATGGTGGCATTAGGAGAAAACCAAACCTATACTGCCATGGCTAAAACAGTAGGATTACCAGTGGCAATGGCAACTATAGCTATTTTAAATGGGAAAATTAAAGCTACTGGTGTACAAATTCCAATCAAAAAAGAAATTTATCGGCCAATTCTAGAGGAGTTAAAAGAATATGATATTAAATTTAATGAAAAAGAAGTTCCCTATTTAGGCTACAATCCATTAAATAATTAG
- a CDS encoding Lrp/AsnC ligand binding domain-containing protein: protein MKAKTKTITIDGIDKKILRTLMEDARIPILEIARNVDISGAAIHQRLRKLEKSGLISGSKFIINPKILGYDTVAFIGVYLDKAVHNPEAIKQLKKVPEVLECHYTTGNWNVLIKILCKDNAHLMHLLNNDIQTISGVSRTETFISLDQQIDRQISI from the coding sequence ATGAAAGCCAAAACAAAAACCATCACCATTGACGGTATAGACAAAAAAATACTCCGTACTTTAATGGAAGATGCAAGAATACCTATTTTAGAAATAGCTCGAAATGTTGATATTTCCGGAGCAGCTATTCACCAAAGATTGCGTAAACTTGAAAAATCTGGTTTAATTTCTGGTTCTAAATTTATTATTAACCCCAAAATATTAGGCTACGATACCGTTGCTTTTATTGGAGTTTATTTAGACAAAGCCGTACACAACCCAGAAGCTATAAAACAATTAAAAAAAGTACCTGAAGTACTAGAATGCCATTACACTACTGGTAACTGGAATGTTTTAATCAAAATATTATGTAAAGACAATGCGCATTTAATGCATTTACTTAATAATGACATACAAACCATATCTGGCGTTTCAAGAACAGAAACTTTTATTTCATTAGATCAACAAATTGACAGACAAATTTCAATATAA
- a CDS encoding glycine--tRNA ligase: protein MANQDDQFKKVISHAKEYGYVFQSSEIYDGLSAVYDYAQNGAELKKNIRDYWWKAMVQMNENIVGIDAAIFMHPTTWKASGHVDAFNDPLIDNKDSKKRYRADVLIEDYCAKIEAKIDKEVAKAAKRFGDAFNKEEFVSTNGRVVGYQEKINAILSRMAKSLENEDLADVKALIEELEIADPLTGSKNWTDVKQFNLMFGTKLGASAESAMDLYLRPETAQGIFVNFLNVQKTSRQKIPFGIAQTGKAFRNEIVARQFIFRMREFEQMEMQFFIKPGTQVEWYNYWKETRMKWHLSLGMGAENYRFHDHEKLAHYADAAADIEFKFPFGFKELEGIHSRTDFDLKAHEEYSGKKLQYFDHEENKSYTPYVLETSIGLDRMFLAVFSNSLQEEELENGTTRTVLKLPSVLAPVKAAILPLVKKDGLPEVARKIVDELKWDFNIIYDEKDAVGRRYRRQDANGTPFCITVDHDTLIDNTVTIRHRDTMEQQRVKIEELRAIIKQEVDVRSWLMKM from the coding sequence ATGGCAAATCAAGATGATCAATTTAAGAAGGTAATATCGCATGCAAAGGAGTACGGATATGTATTTCAAAGTAGTGAGATATACGATGGTTTAAGTGCAGTGTATGACTATGCACAAAACGGCGCAGAATTAAAGAAAAACATACGTGACTACTGGTGGAAAGCCATGGTGCAAATGAATGAAAATATCGTGGGTATTGATGCCGCTATATTTATGCATCCTACCACTTGGAAAGCCTCTGGACATGTTGACGCGTTTAACGACCCATTAATTGATAACAAAGACTCTAAAAAACGCTATAGAGCCGATGTTTTAATTGAAGACTATTGTGCTAAAATTGAGGCTAAAATTGATAAAGAAGTTGCTAAAGCGGCAAAACGTTTTGGTGATGCTTTTAATAAAGAAGAGTTTGTATCTACAAACGGACGTGTTGTTGGCTATCAAGAAAAAATAAATGCAATACTTTCAAGAATGGCAAAATCTTTAGAAAATGAAGATTTAGCTGATGTGAAAGCACTTATTGAAGAATTGGAAATTGCGGATCCACTTACAGGAAGTAAAAACTGGACTGATGTTAAGCAGTTTAACTTAATGTTTGGTACTAAGCTTGGAGCTTCTGCTGAATCGGCGATGGATTTATATTTACGTCCTGAAACGGCACAAGGTATTTTTGTAAACTTTTTAAATGTACAGAAAACAAGCCGACAAAAAATTCCTTTTGGTATTGCACAAACAGGAAAAGCCTTTAGAAATGAAATTGTTGCAAGACAATTTATTTTTAGAATGCGTGAGTTTGAACAAATGGAAATGCAGTTTTTTATTAAACCGGGCACGCAAGTAGAGTGGTATAACTACTGGAAAGAAACTAGAATGAAATGGCATTTAAGTTTAGGTATGGGTGCTGAGAATTATCGTTTTCACGATCATGAAAAATTAGCGCATTATGCTGATGCCGCAGCCGATATTGAATTTAAATTTCCATTTGGTTTTAAAGAATTAGAAGGTATTCACTCACGAACCGATTTTGATTTAAAAGCACATGAAGAATATTCTGGAAAGAAATTACAATATTTTGACCATGAAGAAAATAAAAGTTATACACCTTATGTGTTAGAAACGTCTATAGGTTTAGATCGTATGTTTTTGGCGGTTTTTTCAAATTCTTTACAAGAAGAAGAATTGGAAAACGGAACTACAAGAACGGTTTTAAAATTACCAAGTGTTTTAGCGCCAGTAAAAGCGGCTATTTTACCATTGGTTAAAAAGGATGGTTTACCAGAAGTAGCTCGTAAAATTGTAGATGAATTGAAATGGGATTTTAATATCATTTATGATGAAAAAGATGCTGTTGGACGCCGTTACAGAAGGCAAGATGCTAACGGAACACCATTTTGTATTACAGTAGATCATGATACTTTAATAGATAATACAGTTACTATTCGTCATAGAGACACTATGGAGCAACAACGTGTTAAAATTGAAGAGTTAAGAGCTATTATTAAACAAGAAGTCGATGTACGTTCTTGGTTAATGAAAATGTAG
- a CDS encoding TlpA disulfide reductase family protein, with amino-acid sequence MRKIIFYIVLVIVVFSCNSKNNSNHKKIKDINNVKKGKVLIIGKTDDLRPFNHFSVLNASSASLIHGNCITDRKVIGDSIVMEIDSILEPQLLHLTSWSKDFKYRATFMAKPNDTIIFEIKNKRFSIKGEKADEHNFYSSLQDSTPRYIHNPYKGSIIEYKSRVDSIYRKKVGFFNKYVRRHNITSKLFIDFVESDLKYSHIYELIIPRTQKNGDSFYLAGPEELFTIIQKEYSSKEQLFNFKDYLGDITIDDFKDESHLNIGSFKSALSVLIRNYFDTSDHPSYSKEKFLAEKAVIEHNFDEKTKEYAIASLITVYHGRGFGYSKKSVSFFKNVIREYGKKYPDSEYTKEMEDFIEDLNSFELKLSQSALNTKLLSKNGDTLTLGEIFNRSNKRIRVINFWASWCPPCVSEIKKAQNFRDKLSVKNSVEWIYLSIDEDEKKWLKKSKELESYLNIRNQYLVINGKNSSLGRYLKVHSIPRYIILNKQNQVVLNNSPHPSDSIVFKRIINSIE; translated from the coding sequence ATGAGAAAGATAATATTTTATATCGTATTAGTTATTGTAGTCTTTAGCTGTAATAGTAAAAACAATAGCAATCATAAAAAGATTAAAGACATAAATAATGTAAAAAAAGGAAAAGTCTTAATTATTGGTAAAACAGATGATTTAAGACCTTTTAACCATTTTAGTGTACTAAATGCGTCTTCGGCTTCACTTATTCATGGAAATTGCATTACTGACCGAAAAGTGATTGGTGACTCTATAGTCATGGAGATCGATTCTATTTTAGAACCGCAACTCTTACACTTGACTTCATGGTCCAAAGATTTCAAGTATCGTGCTACATTTATGGCGAAACCAAATGATACGATAATTTTTGAAATTAAAAATAAGCGATTTAGCATTAAGGGAGAAAAAGCAGATGAACATAACTTTTATTCAAGTTTACAAGATTCTACTCCAAGATATATACACAATCCTTATAAAGGCAGTATCATAGAATATAAATCCAGGGTAGACTCTATTTACAGAAAAAAAGTAGGCTTTTTTAATAAATACGTAAGGAGGCATAATATCACATCAAAGTTATTTATTGATTTTGTAGAATCCGATTTGAAATATTCGCACATATATGAATTAATAATCCCCAGAACACAAAAAAATGGAGACTCTTTTTACTTGGCTGGCCCAGAGGAATTATTTACAATTATTCAAAAAGAGTATAGCAGTAAAGAGCAGTTGTTTAATTTTAAAGACTATTTAGGAGATATTACAATAGATGATTTTAAGGATGAGAGCCATTTAAATATAGGTTCTTTCAAATCTGCTTTATCAGTACTCATAAGAAATTACTTTGACACTTCAGATCATCCAAGTTATTCCAAAGAAAAATTTTTGGCAGAAAAAGCTGTTATAGAACATAATTTTGATGAAAAAACCAAGGAGTACGCAATCGCTTCTCTCATAACTGTTTATCATGGAAGAGGCTTTGGGTACAGTAAAAAAAGTGTTTCTTTTTTTAAAAATGTAATTCGCGAATATGGCAAAAAATATCCAGATTCCGAGTATACAAAGGAAATGGAAGATTTTATAGAAGATTTAAATTCCTTCGAATTAAAACTTTCTCAATCGGCATTAAACACCAAATTACTCAGTAAAAATGGGGATACTTTAACATTAGGCGAAATTTTTAACCGTTCTAATAAAAGGATAAGAGTTATAAATTTTTGGGCAAGTTGGTGCCCTCCTTGTGTAAGCGAAATAAAAAAAGCACAAAACTTTAGAGATAAATTATCAGTTAAAAATAGCGTAGAATGGATTTACCTATCAATAGATGAAGATGAAAAGAAGTGGTTAAAAAAATCAAAAGAACTTGAAAGTTATCTTAATATTCGTAATCAATATTTAGTTATCAATGGTAAAAATTCATCACTAGGAAGATATTTAAAAGTACATTCGATTCCAAGATATATAATTCTAAATAAACAAAATCAGGTTGTTTTGAATAATTCACCACATCCCTCGGACAGTATTGTTTTTAAAAGAATTATTAATAGTATTGAATAA
- a CDS encoding phosphoribosyltransferase family protein, giving the protein MLKSILNLFFPKVCYACHNLLNDNEDTICIDCRHDLPITNIHFEDNDTIKKVLYGRANIENGTALFRFEKKGLIQQLIHNLKYKGYEHIGFVLGNWLGGELKTLETYKDIDVVIPVPLHDKKLKKRGYNQVSKFGQQISEALNIDYKDDVLIKITNTKSQTNKSRFSRWTNTDELFALKNMKTIDNKHILLVDDIITTGATLEACISVLNQAKNIKISIATMAIA; this is encoded by the coding sequence ATGCTCAAATCAATTCTAAATTTATTCTTCCCAAAAGTCTGTTATGCTTGCCATAACCTATTGAATGATAATGAGGACACTATTTGTATCGATTGCCGACACGATTTACCCATAACCAACATTCATTTTGAGGATAATGATACTATAAAAAAAGTACTTTACGGACGCGCAAACATTGAAAATGGCACTGCCTTATTTAGGTTTGAAAAAAAAGGACTCATACAACAACTCATCCACAATTTAAAATATAAAGGCTATGAACATATTGGATTTGTTTTAGGAAATTGGCTGGGTGGTGAACTAAAAACTCTAGAAACATACAAAGACATAGATGTCGTAATTCCTGTACCACTGCATGATAAGAAGCTTAAAAAACGAGGTTATAACCAAGTTTCAAAATTCGGACAACAAATTTCTGAAGCTTTAAATATTGATTATAAAGATGACGTGCTAATTAAAATTACGAATACAAAATCGCAAACCAACAAAAGCCGATTCTCTCGCTGGACTAACACAGACGAATTATTTGCACTAAAAAACATGAAAACTATTGATAACAAACATATTTTATTGGTAGACGATATTATTACAACAGGAGCAACACTAGAAGCCTGTATTTCGGTTTTAAATCAAGCAAAAAACATAAAAATAAGTATTGCAACCATGGCAATAGCCTAA
- a CDS encoding Ig-like domain-containing protein: MIKTLSNFILALSIGLVFVNCANRGTPEGGPKDLDPPVIVKAIPENYSTNFSGNEIKIYFDEYVKMKDLQKQLIISPPMDTQPEITPIGSASKYITIKIHDTLQPNTTYAFNFGNSIVDNNEGNPYPYYRYVLSTGGYIDSLTVKGNIIDALKRQPETFVNVALYEVDSTFSDSIIYKEKPKYITNTLDSITTFSIENIKAGKYMLIALKDGNSDNKFQQKTDQIAFYKNFIEVPTDSLYTLKLFSEDLDFKAVRPILEASEKITFGYEGDYRGMKININSEIPDDFSYRITKDEKTDTLYYWYKPKLEVDSLLFTVSNTKYKFEKDYTVKIRDKKRDSLTLKGIPPVGSEDPYKIRGSVPFMSFDDSKISLMDKDSLTIDFTTQFDTINNTYAINFKRTEANSYKIQVLPEAFVDFFDTTNDTLNYSTSTKKTSDYGYARFTLVNATYPLIVQLTTEKGDVKFEQYAVSESTVDFLNLPPSTYYIRVIHDVNGNKKHDTGNYLKKIQPEKVSHFKEIEIRADWGYPETLQFITE; encoded by the coding sequence ATGATTAAGACGCTTTCAAATTTTATTTTAGCTCTATCTATCGGGCTTGTTTTTGTTAATTGCGCCAACCGTGGTACACCCGAAGGCGGTCCTAAAGACTTAGACCCTCCTGTTATTGTAAAGGCGATTCCTGAAAACTATTCTACAAATTTTAGTGGTAATGAAATTAAAATCTATTTTGATGAGTATGTTAAAATGAAAGACCTTCAAAAGCAGCTTATTATTTCGCCTCCAATGGATACACAGCCAGAAATTACACCTATTGGAAGCGCAAGTAAATACATTACTATTAAAATTCACGACACCTTACAACCTAATACTACTTACGCATTTAACTTTGGAAATAGCATTGTAGATAATAACGAAGGAAACCCTTATCCTTATTACCGATATGTACTGTCTACAGGAGGTTATATTGATTCACTTACTGTTAAAGGAAATATTATTGATGCCCTAAAAAGACAACCTGAAACCTTTGTAAATGTAGCACTTTACGAAGTCGATTCTACCTTTTCAGATTCTATTATTTATAAAGAAAAACCAAAATATATTACCAACACATTAGATAGCATTACAACCTTTTCTATTGAAAACATAAAAGCTGGAAAATATATGTTAATAGCTTTAAAGGATGGTAATAGCGATAATAAATTTCAGCAAAAAACAGATCAGATTGCATTTTACAAAAATTTTATTGAAGTGCCTACAGATTCGCTTTATACACTTAAATTGTTTTCTGAAGACCTCGATTTTAAAGCTGTAAGACCTATTTTAGAAGCTAGTGAAAAAATTACATTTGGTTATGAAGGTGATTATAGAGGCATGAAGATTAACATTAATTCTGAAATACCTGACGATTTTAGTTACCGCATTACCAAAGACGAAAAAACAGATACACTTTACTATTGGTACAAACCTAAATTAGAAGTAGACTCCCTTCTTTTTACAGTTTCTAATACCAAATATAAATTTGAAAAAGATTATACCGTTAAAATACGAGATAAAAAAAGAGATTCGCTAACCTTAAAAGGCATACCACCTGTAGGCTCTGAAGATCCTTATAAAATAAGAGGAAGTGTGCCTTTTATGAGTTTTGATGATTCTAAAATTAGTTTAATGGATAAAGATTCTTTAACCATTGATTTTACTACACAATTTGACACTATTAATAATACTTATGCTATAAACTTTAAAAGAACTGAAGCAAATAGCTATAAAATACAAGTGTTACCAGAAGCTTTTGTTGACTTTTTCGACACTACTAATGATACTTTAAACTATTCTACATCTACTAAAAAAACATCCGATTATGGTTATGCGCGTTTTACCCTAGTAAATGCTACATACCCACTTATTGTTCAATTAACTACTGAAAAAGGAGATGTGAAATTTGAACAATATGCCGTTTCTGAAAGCACCGTAGATTTTTTAAATCTGCCACCAAGTACCTATTACATTAGAGTTATTCATGATGTAAACGGTAATAAAAAGCACGATACGGGTAATTATCTTAAAAAAATACAACCCGAAAAAGTGAGTCATTTTAAAGAAATTGAAATTAGAGCAGATTGGGGTTATCCTGAAACACTTCAATTTATAACAGAGTAA
- a CDS encoding amidohydrolase, translated as MQNQLKIALVQSDLVWENPKQNRISFSNKIDEISDEVDVIVLPEMFTSAFTMEASKVAETMQGDTVLWMQKMASKTNAAIVGSLIISEENKYYNRLLFVEPSGKITYYNKRHTFTLAGEDKVFSAGNEKVIIDYKGWKICPLVCYDLRFPVWARNVENYDVLMYVANWPKPRISAWDALLKARAIENMSYVIGVNRVGVDGLNMEYSGHSAVYDVLGNIKTTFKPGKEQVEVVTLEKRHVEAYRNKLKFLNDKDTFTLL; from the coding sequence ATGCAAAATCAACTTAAAATCGCATTAGTTCAATCTGATTTGGTTTGGGAAAACCCAAAGCAGAATCGTATAAGTTTTTCAAATAAAATAGATGAGATATCTGATGAAGTAGATGTTATTGTACTTCCCGAAATGTTTACTTCAGCTTTTACAATGGAAGCTTCAAAAGTGGCTGAAACCATGCAAGGTGATACCGTTTTATGGATGCAAAAAATGGCTTCAAAAACAAATGCAGCCATCGTAGGAAGTCTTATTATTTCAGAAGAAAATAAGTATTATAACAGATTGCTTTTCGTAGAACCTTCGGGTAAAATAACCTATTATAATAAGCGACATACCTTTACCCTTGCAGGCGAAGATAAAGTGTTTTCGGCAGGAAATGAAAAAGTGATTATTGATTATAAAGGTTGGAAAATTTGTCCGCTAGTATGTTATGATTTACGATTTCCTGTTTGGGCAAGAAACGTTGAAAATTATGATGTTTTAATGTATGTTGCCAATTGGCCAAAACCTAGAATATCTGCATGGGATGCCTTGTTAAAAGCGCGTGCTATTGAAAATATGAGCTATGTTATTGGCGTCAATAGAGTAGGCGTAGATGGTTTAAATATGGAATATTCAGGACACTCTGCGGTGTACGATGTTTTAGGAAATATAAAAACGACTTTTAAACCTGGTAAAGAACAGGTTGAAGTGGTTACTTTAGAAAAAAGACACGTTGAAGCTTATAGAAATAAACTTAAATTTTTAAACGATAAAGATACCTTTACTCTGTTATAA
- a CDS encoding methionine aminotransferase, which produces MQHISKLPNVGTTIFTVMSGLAAEHHAINLSQGFPDFDSDQKLIDLVSQAMNSGYNHYAPITGNLELREVIAKKFDLLYGTSYHPETEITITAGATQAIFTIITTFVKPNDEVIIFKPAYDSYQPIVELNGGKVIPIQMQAYNNFKVDWEQVKEKINSQTKMIIINTPHNPTGTVFSHEDMLQLEAITKDTNIIVLSDEVYEHMIFDKEKHQSACLFPELKTRSFVVASFCKTFHNTGWRIGYCCAPKELMKEFLKVHQFNVFCIHHPTQKGIADYMQEPKHYLELPAFYQKKRDLFLSLIKDSRFKFTPSKGTYFQVLDYSEITDEYDVDFAKRLTVEKGLASIPLSVFNCNNSDDKVLRFCFAKTEDTLKRATDILCNI; this is translated from the coding sequence ATGCAACATATTTCTAAACTTCCTAATGTAGGAACAACCATTTTTACTGTGATGAGTGGCTTAGCAGCAGAACATCATGCTATAAATTTATCACAGGGGTTTCCTGATTTTGATAGTGACCAAAAATTAATTGACTTAGTAAGTCAGGCTATGAATTCTGGTTATAATCATTATGCACCAATTACGGGTAATTTAGAATTAAGAGAGGTAATTGCAAAAAAGTTTGATTTACTTTATGGTACGAGTTATCACCCAGAAACTGAAATTACCATAACAGCTGGAGCAACACAAGCTATTTTTACTATTATTACAACATTTGTAAAACCGAATGATGAGGTTATTATTTTTAAACCAGCTTATGACAGTTACCAACCAATAGTAGAGCTTAACGGAGGAAAAGTTATTCCTATTCAGATGCAAGCGTATAATAACTTTAAGGTAGATTGGGAGCAGGTAAAAGAAAAGATTAATAGTCAAACTAAAATGATTATTATTAATACGCCTCATAATCCAACGGGGACTGTGTTTTCGCATGAAGACATGTTACAATTGGAAGCCATTACAAAAGACACTAATATTATTGTGTTAAGTGATGAGGTTTATGAACACATGATTTTTGATAAAGAAAAACATCAAAGTGCCTGTTTGTTTCCAGAGTTGAAAACTAGAAGTTTTGTAGTAGCTTCTTTTTGTAAAACATTTCATAATACTGGATGGCGTATTGGCTATTGTTGTGCGCCAAAGGAGCTCATGAAGGAGTTTTTGAAAGTACATCAATTTAATGTGTTTTGTATTCATCATCCAACGCAAAAGGGAATTGCAGACTATATGCAAGAGCCGAAACATTATTTAGAATTGCCTGCTTTTTATCAGAAAAAAAGAGATTTATTTTTAAGTTTAATAAAAGATTCCAGATTCAAATTTACGCCTTCAAAAGGTACTTATTTTCAAGTGTTAGATTATTCTGAAATTACTGATGAATATGATGTCGATTTTGCAAAACGACTAACTGTAGAAAAAGGTTTAGCATCCATTCCCTTATCAGTATTTAATTGCAATAACAGCGATGATAAAGTGTTAAGGTTTTGTTTTGCAAAGACAGAAGATACTTTAAAAAGAGCCACTGATATTTTGTGTAATATATGA